A stretch of Acidovorax sp. RAC01 DNA encodes these proteins:
- the rlmH gene encoding 23S rRNA (pseudouridine(1915)-N(3))-methyltransferase RlmH: MKLLIVAVGQRVPDWAQTAYDDYAKRFPPELKVELKAVKTEPRGSKTLETLYAAERERIEAAIPRGTRVVALDERGTNLTTKALAERLKGWQLGGDDVALVIGGPDGLDPAFRQGAHERIRLSDLTLPHAMVRVLLIEQLYRAWSVNAGHPYHRE; this comes from the coding sequence ATGAAGCTGCTCATCGTGGCGGTCGGGCAGCGGGTGCCCGACTGGGCCCAGACGGCGTATGACGATTACGCCAAACGCTTTCCCCCCGAACTCAAGGTCGAGCTCAAGGCCGTGAAAACCGAGCCGCGCGGCTCCAAGACGCTGGAAACCCTCTACGCCGCCGAGCGCGAGCGCATCGAGGCCGCCATACCCCGCGGCACCCGCGTGGTGGCGCTGGACGAGCGCGGTACCAACCTGACCACCAAGGCACTGGCCGAGCGCCTCAAGGGCTGGCAGCTGGGCGGCGATGACGTGGCCCTGGTCATTGGCGGGCCTGACGGGCTGGACCCGGCTTTTCGCCAGGGCGCGCATGAACGCATCCGGCTGTCTGACCTGACCCTGCCGCACGCCATGGTGCGGGTCCTGCTCATCGAGCAGCTGTACCGCGCCTGGTCTGTCAACGCCGGCCACCCGTACCACCGCGAGTGA
- a CDS encoding enoyl-CoA hydratase-related protein: MNPLTCFTLSITDHVAHLVLNRPDAMNTMHPTFWRELDAVLAQLHQAGEARALVISSTGKHFSAGMALETFGGAITMDDQSPEGRAAIFDLLTDMQATFTRIENLRIPVIAAIQGGCIGGAVDMVTAACVRYATADAFFCIQEINIGMVADVGTLQRLPKLIPLGVVKELAYTGRRLSAQKALGYGLVNEVFDSAEAMVAAALQCAQEIASKPPVAIWGTKQAVNYARDHSVEDSLRQMGWLQGAIWSNQHVREAVTAMKQKRAGDFPALTPLRSFSQFD; this comes from the coding sequence ATGAACCCCCTTACCTGCTTCACCCTCAGCATCACCGACCACGTGGCCCATCTGGTGCTCAACCGCCCGGACGCCATGAACACCATGCACCCTACCTTCTGGCGCGAGCTGGATGCGGTGCTGGCCCAGCTGCACCAGGCGGGCGAGGCGCGGGCGCTGGTCATCAGCAGCACCGGCAAGCACTTCAGCGCGGGCATGGCGCTTGAAACCTTTGGCGGCGCCATCACCATGGACGACCAGAGCCCCGAGGGCCGCGCCGCCATCTTCGACCTGCTCACCGACATGCAGGCCACCTTCACGCGCATCGAGAACCTGCGCATTCCCGTCATCGCGGCTATCCAGGGCGGCTGCATCGGCGGCGCGGTGGACATGGTCACAGCCGCCTGCGTGCGCTACGCCACGGCCGATGCGTTCTTCTGCATCCAGGAAATCAACATCGGCATGGTGGCCGACGTGGGCACGCTGCAGCGCCTGCCCAAGCTGATCCCGCTGGGCGTGGTCAAGGAGCTGGCCTACACCGGCCGCCGCCTGTCCGCACAGAAGGCGCTGGGCTACGGCCTGGTCAACGAGGTATTCGACAGCGCCGAAGCCATGGTGGCCGCCGCGCTGCAATGCGCGCAAGAGATCGCCTCCAAGCCGCCCGTGGCCATCTGGGGCACCAAGCAGGCCGTGAACTACGCGCGCGACCACTCGGTGGAAGACAGCCTGCGCCAGATGGGCTGGCTGCAGGGCGCCATCTGGAGCAACCAGCATGTGCGCGAGGCCGTCACGGCCATGAAGCAAAAGCGTGCGGGCGACTTCCCCGCGCTGACGCCGCTGCGCAGCTTCAGCCAGTTCGACTGA
- a CDS encoding VOC family protein, whose product MFSHIMVGAADFDRAMAFYTPVLNALGVKFRFMEPGRPWAGWQSSPGPRPLFLIGRPHDQKPHAPGNGQMVAFMAPSRDAVDTVYALALAHGGSSEGAPGLRPEYHPHYYAAYFRDPDGNKLCVVCHDDPASSA is encoded by the coding sequence ATGTTTTCACACATCATGGTCGGCGCCGCCGACTTTGACCGGGCGATGGCGTTCTACACGCCTGTTCTCAACGCCCTGGGGGTGAAGTTCCGGTTCATGGAACCAGGCAGGCCCTGGGCGGGCTGGCAGTCGTCACCCGGCCCGCGCCCGCTGTTCCTCATTGGGCGGCCTCACGACCAGAAGCCCCATGCGCCGGGCAACGGCCAGATGGTGGCCTTCATGGCGCCTTCGCGCGACGCGGTCGACACCGTGTACGCACTGGCCCTGGCGCACGGCGGCAGCAGCGAAGGCGCCCCGGGCCTTCGGCCCGAATACCACCCGCACTACTACGCCGCCTACTTCCGCGACCCGGATGGCAACAAGCTGTGCGTGGTGTGCCATGACGATCCGGCATCATCTGCCTGA
- the purD gene encoding phosphoribosylamine--glycine ligase, protein MKVLVIGGGGREHAMAWKLAESPKVTKVYVAPGNGGTALGAKLENVAITDVRELRAWAQAEKIALTVVGPEAPLAAGVVDEFRAHNMRIFGPTKAAAQLESSKAFSKAFMRRHGIPTADYDTFTDPAAAHAFVDRLGAPIVIKADGLAAGKGVVVAMTLQEAHDAVDFMLVDNKYGVTHNEGGARVVIEEFLEGEEASFIVLCDGKNVVALATSQDHKRLKDNDEGPNTGGMGAYSPAPVVTADVHARAMREIILPTIRGMEKDGIPYTGFLYAGLMIDAKGQPKTLEFNCRMGDPETQPILMRLKSDFCDVMGAAADGKLDTVELQWDRRTALGVVMAAHGYPEAPRKGDAITGLPAEAEDAMVFHAGTQLAAGVVSVTGGRVLCVTVLADSVKQAQIRAYDVARGIHFDGAQYRRDIGFRAVK, encoded by the coding sequence ATGAAAGTACTTGTGATTGGTGGCGGCGGCCGTGAACACGCGATGGCGTGGAAACTGGCCGAGTCCCCGAAGGTGACTAAGGTGTATGTGGCGCCGGGCAACGGCGGCACGGCGCTGGGCGCCAAGCTGGAGAACGTGGCCATCACCGATGTGCGCGAGCTGCGCGCCTGGGCGCAGGCCGAGAAAATTGCGCTGACGGTGGTGGGCCCTGAGGCACCCCTGGCTGCAGGCGTGGTCGACGAGTTTCGCGCCCACAACATGCGCATCTTTGGCCCCACCAAGGCCGCCGCGCAGCTGGAGAGCTCCAAGGCGTTTTCCAAGGCGTTCATGCGCCGCCACGGCATCCCCACAGCCGACTACGACACCTTCACCGACCCGGCTGCCGCGCACGCTTTCGTGGACCGCCTGGGCGCGCCCATCGTCATCAAGGCCGACGGCCTGGCCGCGGGCAAAGGCGTTGTCGTGGCCATGACGCTGCAGGAGGCCCACGACGCCGTGGACTTCATGCTGGTGGACAACAAGTACGGCGTGACGCACAACGAAGGCGGCGCGCGCGTGGTGATCGAGGAATTCCTCGAAGGCGAAGAGGCCTCCTTCATCGTGCTGTGCGATGGCAAGAACGTGGTGGCCCTGGCCACCAGCCAGGACCACAAGCGCCTGAAAGACAACGACGAAGGCCCCAACACCGGCGGTATGGGCGCGTATTCGCCCGCGCCCGTGGTCACGGCCGATGTGCACGCCCGCGCCATGCGCGAGATCATTCTGCCCACCATCCGCGGCATGGAAAAGGACGGCATCCCGTACACCGGCTTCCTGTATGCCGGGCTGATGATCGACGCCAAGGGCCAGCCCAAGACGCTCGAATTCAACTGCCGCATGGGCGACCCGGAAACCCAGCCCATCCTGATGCGCCTGAAAAGCGATTTCTGCGACGTGATGGGCGCTGCCGCCGACGGCAAGCTGGACACCGTGGAGCTCCAGTGGGACCGCCGCACCGCACTCGGCGTGGTCATGGCCGCCCACGGCTACCCCGAGGCTCCGCGCAAGGGCGATGCCATCACCGGCCTGCCCGCCGAGGCGGAAGACGCCATGGTGTTCCACGCGGGCACGCAGCTGGCCGCTGGCGTGGTCAGCGTCACGGGCGGCCGCGTGCTGTGCGTCACGGTGCTGGCAGACAGCGTCAAGCAGGCGCAAATCCGCGCGTATGACGTGGCGCGCGGCATCCATTTCGATGGCGCCCAGTACCGCCGGGACATCGGCTTCAGGGCGGTGAAGTAG
- the rng gene encoding ribonuclease G has translation MQQDILINWSPQETRVAVVEHGAVQELHVERTLERGLVGNVYLGKVSRVLPGMQSAFIDIGLERAAFLHVADVWHRQPDGEPPAFARKTEPQIPIEKQVFEGQSLMVQVIKDPIGTKGARLSTQISVAGRLLVFLPQDDHVGVSQKIPGAERDALRARLQALVGDKSTGGGGGFILRTNGEDSTDAELSEDIAYLRKTWARIKEASLKLPAGSLLHQDLDLLQRVLRDMVGDHTQSIRLDSMEQFHRLRAFGQEFMPAAAGKLQHYKGERPIFDLYSIDEEVAKALGRRVDLKSGGYLIVDQTEALTTIDVNTGGYVGARNFDDTIFKTNLEAAQAIARQLRLRNLGGIIIVDFIDMVRDDHQQAVLAEFKKQLARDRVKTMAGGFSQLGLVEMTRKRTRESLAHMLCEPCEACQGKGSVKTARSVCYDILREILREARQFNPREFRVVASARVVELFLDEESQHLAGLSDFIKKPISLQAESAMGQEQYDIVLL, from the coding sequence ATGCAACAAGACATCCTCATCAACTGGTCGCCCCAGGAAACCCGCGTGGCCGTGGTGGAGCACGGCGCCGTGCAGGAGCTGCATGTGGAGCGCACGCTTGAGCGCGGGCTGGTCGGCAACGTGTACCTGGGCAAGGTCTCGCGCGTGCTGCCCGGCATGCAGTCGGCTTTCATCGACATTGGCCTGGAGCGCGCAGCCTTCTTGCACGTGGCCGATGTGTGGCACCGCCAGCCCGACGGCGAGCCACCGGCCTTTGCCCGAAAGACCGAGCCGCAGATCCCCATTGAAAAGCAGGTCTTCGAGGGCCAGTCGCTGATGGTGCAGGTCATCAAGGACCCCATCGGCACCAAGGGCGCGCGGCTGTCCACGCAGATCAGCGTGGCCGGGCGGCTGCTGGTGTTTTTGCCGCAGGACGACCATGTGGGTGTGTCACAGAAGATTCCGGGCGCCGAGCGCGATGCACTGCGCGCGCGGCTGCAGGCGCTGGTGGGCGACAAGTCCACCGGTGGGGGCGGCGGCTTCATCCTGCGCACCAATGGCGAGGATTCGACCGACGCCGAGCTGTCGGAGGACATTGCCTACCTGCGCAAGACCTGGGCGCGCATCAAGGAGGCATCGCTCAAGCTCCCAGCGGGCTCGCTGTTGCACCAGGATCTGGACCTGCTGCAGCGCGTGCTGCGCGACATGGTCGGAGACCACACCCAGAGCATCCGGCTCGACTCGATGGAGCAGTTCCACCGGTTGCGTGCATTCGGGCAGGAGTTCATGCCCGCGGCCGCAGGCAAGCTGCAGCACTACAAGGGCGAGCGGCCCATTTTTGACCTGTATTCCATCGACGAGGAAGTGGCCAAGGCCCTGGGCCGCCGGGTGGATTTGAAGTCGGGCGGCTACCTCATCGTGGACCAGACCGAGGCGCTCACCACCATTGACGTGAACACCGGCGGTTACGTGGGTGCGCGCAATTTCGACGACACGATCTTCAAGACCAATCTGGAGGCTGCGCAGGCCATCGCGCGCCAGCTGCGGCTGCGCAACCTGGGCGGCATCATCATCGTGGACTTCATCGACATGGTGCGCGACGACCACCAGCAGGCCGTGCTGGCCGAGTTCAAGAAACAGCTGGCGCGCGACCGGGTCAAAACCATGGCGGGCGGCTTCTCGCAGCTGGGCCTGGTCGAGATGACGCGCAAGCGCACCCGCGAATCGCTGGCCCACATGCTGTGCGAGCCCTGCGAGGCCTGCCAGGGCAAAGGCAGTGTGAAAACCGCGCGCAGCGTGTGCTACGACATCCTGCGCGAGATCCTGCGCGAAGCCCGCCAGTTCAACCCGCGCGAGTTCCGGGTGGTGGCATCGGCCCGGGTGGTGGAGCTTTTTCTGGACGAGGAAAGCCAGCACCTGGCGGGCCTGTCGGACTTCATCAAGAAACCCATCTCGCTGCAGGCTGAAAGCGCGATGGGGCAGGAGCAGTACGACATCGTGCTGCTGTGA
- the rsfS gene encoding ribosome silencing factor, with the protein MTTSTKSESAAKKDVTKLQRAIVDGLEDVKAQDIQVFNTEHLSPLFERVIVASGTSNRQTKALAASVRDAVKEAGFSKPRIEGEDNGEWIIVDCGAAVAHIMQPAIRQYYRLEELWGEVPVRLKLGAAKPVSTAAADLADKKSAQKAAKSDAKAAGKAPARKAAASAAPAAPARSGKATVKAVAKSAAKVAAPAKAAAAKPAAKTAAGKPATKAGAAAVAAKKPAAAKTPAKTTAKAPVKAPAKSPSKAPAKTAVKTVVVKPGGAKKPAAKKSSPAATKAPARSAARPAARPAASGTKPAAKKAPGRKG; encoded by the coding sequence ATGACCACCTCCACCAAATCGGAATCCGCAGCCAAAAAAGACGTCACCAAACTCCAGCGCGCCATCGTCGACGGGCTGGAAGACGTCAAGGCGCAAGACATCCAGGTGTTCAACACCGAGCACCTGTCGCCGCTGTTTGAACGGGTGATCGTGGCATCGGGCACCTCCAACCGCCAGACCAAGGCGTTGGCCGCCAGCGTGCGCGACGCGGTCAAGGAAGCCGGCTTTTCCAAGCCGCGCATCGAGGGCGAAGACAACGGCGAATGGATCATCGTGGACTGCGGCGCTGCCGTGGCGCACATCATGCAGCCCGCCATCCGCCAGTACTACCGCCTGGAAGAGCTGTGGGGCGAAGTGCCCGTGCGCCTGAAGCTGGGCGCGGCCAAGCCGGTGTCCACCGCTGCGGCAGACCTGGCCGACAAGAAGTCGGCCCAGAAAGCCGCCAAGTCGGATGCCAAGGCAGCCGGCAAGGCACCTGCCAGGAAGGCCGCCGCCTCTGCAGCACCCGCAGCGCCCGCCCGTTCAGGCAAGGCCACCGTGAAGGCCGTGGCCAAGAGCGCGGCCAAGGTGGCAGCACCGGCCAAGGCCGCTGCAGCCAAGCCAGCGGCCAAGACGGCAGCCGGCAAGCCCGCCACCAAGGCCGGAGCCGCCGCAGTAGCCGCCAAGAAGCCGGCCGCGGCAAAGACCCCGGCAAAGACGACTGCCAAGGCCCCGGTCAAGGCTCCAGCCAAGTCGCCATCCAAGGCACCCGCAAAGACCGCCGTCAAGACCGTGGTGGTCAAGCCCGGCGGCGCCAAGAAGCCTGCCGCCAAGAAGTCGTCGCCAGCCGCCACCAAGGCGCCGGCACGCTCGGCGGCCAGGCCAGCCGCAAGGCCTGCCGCTTCGGGCACCAAGCCCGCAGCCAAGAAGGCCCCGGGCCGCAAGGGTTGA
- the hemF gene encoding oxygen-dependent coproporphyrinogen oxidase yields MQQPGLNPAASVATVRTYLQGLQARITDALEAVEAAEAATAGAGEGGARFLADAWSKPPGEMLQGDGITKIMEGGRVFERAGCGFSHVRGPQLPPSATQHRPELAGAPFEAMGVSLVFHPRNPYVPTVHMNVRMIAAGHPGQAPTCWFGGGMDLTPYYGFEEDAVHFHRTCRDALATFGDDKYPRFKQWCDEYFYLKHRSEQRGVGGVFYDDFSELGFEQSLAMTQSVGDAFLSAYLPIVEKRKDTPYGERERDFQLYRRGRYVEFNLVWDRGTHFGLQSGGRTESILLSMPPLVSWSYQRSDAADSAEAALTQRFLVRRDWLAEGPRAAQ; encoded by the coding sequence ATGCAACAACCTGGTTTGAATCCTGCCGCGAGCGTGGCCACCGTACGCACCTACCTGCAGGGCCTGCAGGCCCGCATCACCGATGCGCTGGAAGCGGTAGAGGCGGCAGAAGCCGCCACAGCGGGCGCAGGCGAGGGCGGTGCGCGGTTTCTGGCCGATGCCTGGAGCAAGCCCCCGGGCGAGATGCTGCAGGGCGACGGCATTACCAAGATCATGGAAGGCGGCCGCGTGTTCGAGCGCGCGGGTTGCGGCTTCAGCCATGTGCGCGGCCCGCAGCTGCCGCCGTCGGCCACGCAGCACCGGCCCGAGCTGGCGGGGGCGCCGTTCGAGGCCATGGGCGTGTCGCTGGTGTTCCACCCGCGCAACCCGTACGTGCCCACGGTGCACATGAACGTGCGCATGATCGCTGCAGGCCACCCCGGCCAGGCACCGACCTGCTGGTTTGGCGGCGGCATGGATCTCACGCCGTACTACGGCTTCGAGGAAGACGCGGTGCACTTTCACCGCACCTGCCGCGATGCGCTGGCCACCTTTGGCGATGACAAGTACCCCCGCTTCAAGCAGTGGTGCGACGAATATTTCTACCTCAAGCACCGCAGCGAGCAACGCGGCGTGGGCGGCGTGTTCTACGACGATTTTTCGGAACTGGGCTTCGAGCAGAGCCTGGCCATGACGCAGTCGGTGGGCGATGCCTTCCTGTCTGCGTACCTGCCCATCGTGGAAAAGCGCAAGGACACGCCCTATGGCGAGCGCGAGCGCGACTTTCAGCTCTACCGCCGCGGGCGGTACGTGGAGTTCAACCTGGTGTGGGACCGCGGCACGCACTTTGGCCTGCAGTCGGGCGGGCGTACCGAGTCCATCCTGCTGTCGATGCCGCCCCTGGTGTCGTGGTCGTACCAGCGCTCGGACGCTGCCGATTCGGCCGAGGCAGCGCTCACACAGCGGTTTCTGGTGCGGCGCGACTGGCTCGCTGAAGGCCCGCGCGCAGCGCAGTAA
- a CDS encoding helicase HerA-like C-terminal domain-containing protein, producing MAEPLLIAKHNTTECHLLPGLANRHGLITGATGTGKTVTLQTLAENFSRIGVPVFMADVKGDLTGASQPGKIGEKLAAVLKERGLDLPAPLACPTTLWDVFGEQGHPVRATVSDMGPLLLGRMLNLNETQLGVLNLVFKIADDNGMLLLDLKDLRAMLQYVGDNAKEFTTEYGNVSAASVGAIQRGLLQIEQQGGTQFFGEPMLDINDFMQTVDGHGVVNILAADKLMNSPRLYATFLLWMLSELFEQLPEIGDPEQPKLVFFFDEAHLLFNEAPKVLVERIELVVRLVRSKGVGVYFVTQNPLDIPDSVLAQLGNRVQHALRAFTPRDQKAVKATATTMRQKPGLDIETAITELAVGEALVSFLDAKGRPSVTERVFVLPPGSQLGPITPQQRQALMAGSLVAGVYEKVVDRESAYEKLKGRAADLSAQADTASGKPGAAGTAEQDGGGLLGGLNDVLFGSTGPRGGKRDGLAQTMAKSAVRTMGTTLGKEILRGVLGGIFGGGGRRR from the coding sequence ATGGCCGAACCCCTGCTGATTGCCAAGCACAACACCACCGAATGCCACCTGCTGCCGGGCCTGGCCAACCGCCACGGGCTCATCACGGGTGCCACCGGCACCGGCAAGACGGTCACGCTGCAGACGCTGGCCGAAAACTTCTCGCGCATCGGGGTGCCGGTGTTCATGGCCGACGTGAAGGGCGACCTGACCGGCGCCAGCCAGCCCGGCAAGATCGGCGAGAAGCTGGCAGCAGTCCTCAAGGAACGCGGGCTTGACCTGCCCGCCCCGCTGGCCTGCCCGACCACGCTGTGGGATGTGTTTGGCGAGCAGGGCCACCCCGTGCGCGCCACGGTGTCCGACATGGGCCCGCTGCTGCTGGGGCGCATGCTCAACCTGAACGAGACGCAGCTGGGCGTGCTCAACCTCGTGTTCAAGATTGCCGACGACAACGGCATGCTGCTGCTGGACCTGAAAGACCTGCGCGCCATGCTGCAGTACGTGGGTGACAACGCCAAGGAGTTCACCACCGAATACGGCAACGTGAGCGCCGCCAGCGTGGGCGCCATCCAGCGCGGCTTGCTGCAGATCGAGCAGCAGGGCGGCACGCAGTTCTTCGGCGAGCCCATGCTCGACATCAACGATTTCATGCAGACGGTGGACGGCCACGGCGTGGTCAACATCCTGGCGGCCGACAAGCTCATGAATTCGCCGCGGCTGTACGCCACCTTCCTGCTGTGGATGCTGTCGGAGCTGTTCGAGCAGCTGCCTGAAATCGGCGACCCCGAGCAGCCCAAGCTGGTGTTCTTCTTTGACGAGGCGCACCTGCTGTTCAACGAAGCCCCCAAGGTGCTCGTCGAGCGCATCGAACTGGTGGTGCGCCTGGTGCGCTCCAAGGGCGTGGGGGTGTATTTCGTCACGCAGAACCCGCTCGACATCCCCGACAGCGTGCTGGCCCAGCTGGGCAACCGCGTGCAGCATGCGTTGCGCGCCTTCACGCCGCGTGACCAGAAGGCCGTCAAAGCCACGGCCACCACCATGCGGCAAAAGCCCGGCCTGGACATCGAAACCGCCATCACCGAACTGGCCGTGGGCGAGGCGCTGGTGAGCTTTCTGGATGCCAAGGGCCGCCCCAGCGTGACCGAGCGCGTATTCGTGCTGCCGCCCGGCAGCCAGCTGGGCCCCATCACACCGCAGCAGCGCCAGGCGCTGATGGCTGGCTCGCTGGTGGCTGGCGTGTACGAAAAGGTGGTGGACCGTGAATCTGCCTACGAAAAGCTCAAGGGCCGCGCGGCCGACCTGTCGGCACAGGCCGATACGGCCAGCGGCAAGCCCGGGGCAGCAGGCACCGCAGAGCAGGACGGCGGCGGGCTGCTGGGTGGCCTCAACGACGTGCTGTTTGGCAGCACCGGCCCGCGCGGCGGCAAGCGCGACGGCCTGGCGCAGACCATGGCCAAGTCTGCCGTGCGCACCATGGGCACCACGCTGGGCAAGGAGATCCTGCGCGGGGTACTGGGCGGCATCTTTGGGGGCGGCGGGCGCCGCCGCTGA
- a CDS encoding YebC/PmpR family DNA-binding transcriptional regulator has product MAGHSKWANIQHRKGRQDEKRGKIWTRIIREITVAARAGGGDLSANPRLRLAVDKAKAANMPADRIKYNIDKATGNAEGLTYEEIRYEGYGIGGAAIMIDTMTDNRVRTVAEVRHAFSKHGGNMGTEGSVVFQFKHCGQLIFAPGTSEDTVMEVALEAGAEDVLTDDDGAVEVLTAPADFEAVKNALEAAGLKAEVAGVTMRPENTIELTGDDAARMQKLLDVLEDLDDTQEVYHNAAL; this is encoded by the coding sequence GTGGCAGGACACAGTAAATGGGCGAATATCCAGCACCGCAAAGGGCGGCAGGATGAAAAGCGCGGCAAGATCTGGACCCGCATCATTCGCGAAATCACTGTGGCAGCCCGCGCCGGTGGCGGCGACCTGTCTGCCAACCCCCGCCTGCGGCTGGCGGTGGACAAGGCCAAGGCGGCCAACATGCCCGCCGACCGCATCAAGTACAACATCGACAAGGCCACCGGCAATGCCGAAGGCCTGACGTACGAAGAAATCCGCTACGAGGGCTACGGCATCGGCGGTGCGGCCATCATGATCGACACCATGACCGACAACCGGGTGCGCACGGTGGCCGAGGTGCGGCACGCCTTCAGCAAGCACGGTGGCAACATGGGAACCGAGGGCTCGGTGGTGTTCCAGTTCAAGCATTGCGGCCAGCTGATTTTTGCCCCCGGCACCAGCGAAGACACGGTGATGGAAGTGGCCCTGGAGGCGGGTGCCGAAGACGTGCTGACGGATGACGATGGTGCGGTGGAGGTATTGACGGCCCCGGCAGACTTCGAGGCCGTGAAGAATGCACTGGAGGCCGCGGGCCTGAAGGCCGAGGTGGCCGGCGTGACGATGCGGCCCGAAAACACCATTGAGCTGACGGGCGATGACGCTGCCCGCATGCAGAAGCTGCTGGACGTGCTGGAAGACCTGGACGATACGCAAGAGGTTTATCACAACGCGGCACTGTGA
- a CDS encoding Maf family protein, with translation MPDFIYLASQSPRRRQLLEQLGVAYQLLLPNVDGDEAEDAEAIEAVLPGEAPAAYVQRVTGLKLDAAVARRERRGLPEAPILCSDTTVALGDTIYGKPDDAVHAARMLAALAGHEHQVLTAVALQHGARRLQALSVSRVTFSAMTPAQIDAYVATGEPLGKAGAYGIQGRAAAHVEHMAGSYSGIMGLPMFETANLLREAGFAV, from the coding sequence ATGCCTGACTTCATTTACCTTGCCTCGCAAAGCCCCCGGCGCCGCCAGTTGCTGGAACAGCTGGGCGTGGCCTACCAGCTGCTGCTGCCCAACGTGGACGGCGACGAGGCGGAAGACGCCGAAGCCATCGAAGCCGTGCTGCCGGGTGAGGCACCTGCCGCCTACGTGCAGCGCGTGACCGGCCTCAAGCTCGACGCAGCCGTGGCCCGCCGCGAGCGCCGTGGACTGCCCGAGGCGCCCATCCTGTGCTCCGACACCACGGTGGCACTGGGTGACACCATCTACGGCAAGCCCGACGACGCCGTGCATGCCGCGCGCATGCTGGCCGCGCTGGCCGGGCACGAGCACCAGGTGCTGACCGCCGTGGCGCTGCAGCATGGGGCGCGCCGCCTGCAGGCACTGTCGGTATCGCGCGTGACCTTTTCCGCCATGACGCCCGCACAGATCGACGCCTACGTGGCCACCGGCGAGCCCCTGGGCAAGGCCGGCGCCTACGGCATCCAGGGCCGGGCCGCTGCCCATGTGGAGCACATGGCGGGCAGCTATTCGGGCATCATGGGGTTGCCGATGTTCGAGACCGCCAATCTCCTGCGCGAAGCGGGTTTTGCCGTCTGA
- a CDS encoding glycine-rich domain-containing protein, whose amino-acid sequence MTATTTERIVLRWGSKLPMLAVAGWVVAVAGVPAGAWRLRGVWLVYLFITVVLLAIMGQWVRSVREHYIREAPLPRFLQRKLREAYPHLGTRDCELVERGLRQFFLACLRSKKQFVAMPSRAADALWHEFILHTQAYQGWCDNALGFFLHHTPAEALGSRARHNDGLRRAWYWACKEESIDPKAPSRLPLLFALDAKFAIAGGFSYLPDCTDIARKNDAGGDGGGTYCGTSFSDGSYSGSAGDFGGADSSGDGGSDGDGGGGCGGGGD is encoded by the coding sequence ATGACCGCAACGACGACAGAACGGATCGTGCTGCGCTGGGGCAGCAAGCTGCCCATGCTGGCAGTGGCAGGCTGGGTGGTGGCAGTAGCAGGCGTACCCGCAGGCGCATGGCGGCTTCGGGGCGTGTGGCTGGTCTACCTTTTCATCACCGTGGTGTTGCTGGCCATCATGGGCCAGTGGGTGCGGTCGGTGCGCGAACACTACATCCGCGAAGCCCCCCTGCCCCGCTTCCTGCAGCGCAAGCTGCGCGAGGCCTACCCGCACCTCGGTACCCGCGATTGCGAGCTGGTCGAACGGGGCCTGCGGCAGTTCTTCCTGGCCTGCCTGCGCAGCAAAAAGCAGTTTGTAGCCATGCCATCGCGCGCGGCGGATGCGCTGTGGCACGAGTTCATCCTGCACACGCAGGCCTACCAGGGCTGGTGCGACAACGCGCTGGGTTTTTTCTTGCACCACACGCCCGCCGAAGCCCTGGGCTCCAGGGCGCGCCACAACGACGGTCTGCGCCGCGCCTGGTACTGGGCGTGCAAGGAAGAATCGATTGACCCCAAGGCGCCCAGCCGCCTGCCCCTGCTGTTTGCGCTGGACGCCAAGTTTGCGATCGCAGGCGGCTTCAGCTACCTGCCCGACTGCACCGACATCGCCCGCAAGAATGACGCGGGCGGCGACGGGGGCGGCACCTACTGCGGCACCAGCTTTTCGGACGGCAGCTACAGCGGCAGCGCGGGCGACTTTGGCGGGGCCGACAGCAGCGGCGACGGGGGATCGGATGGCGACGGCGGAGGCGGCTGCGGCGGGGGTGGCGATTGA